In a single window of the Debaryomyces hansenii CBS767 chromosome A complete sequence genome:
- a CDS encoding DEHA2A13618p (highly similar to uniprot|P04050 Saccharomyces cerevisiae YDL140C RPO21 RNA polymerase II largest subunit B220), translating to MSRQFPYSSAPLRSVKEVQFGLLSPEEVRAISVAKIEYPETIDQSTKKPREAGLNDPRLGSIDRNFKCQTCGEDMAECPGHFGHIELTKPVFHIGFIAKIKKVCECVCMHCGKLLLDETNLAMSQAIKIRDPKKRFNAVWNLCKAKMICEADNVTSENDPNWKPDQPNKGGCGHTQPTVRRDGLKLWGTWKQNKNFDENEQPERRLLTPSEILSVFKHINSQDCYRLGFNEDYARPEWMLITVLPVPPPPVRPSIAFNDTARGEDDLTFKLADVLKANINVQRLEMDGSPQHVISEFEALLQFHVATYMDNDIAGQPQALQKTGRPIKSIRARLKGKEGRLRGNLMGKRVDFSARTVISGDPNLDLDQVGVPISIARTLSYPEIVTPYNIHRLTEYVRNGPNEHPGAKYVIRDTGDRIDLRYNKRAGDIALQYGWKVERHLMDDDPVLFNRQPSLHKMSMMAHRVKVMPYSTFRLNLSVTSPYNADFDGDEMNLHVPQSQETRAELSQICAVPLQIVSPQSNKPVMGIVQDTLCGVRKMTLRDNFIEYDQVMNMLYWIPNWDGVIPPPAIVSPKPLWTGKQLLSMAIPKGIHLQRFDDGKNLLSPKDNGMLVVDGEIMFGVVDKKTVGATGGGLIHTVMREKGSQVCAQLFSSIQKVVNFWLLHNGFSIGIGDTIADSSTMRDVTTTIQDAKDKVQEIILDAQSNKLEPEPGMTLRESFEHNVSRVLNQARDTAGRSAEMNLKDLNNVKQMVVSGSKGSFINISQMSACVGQQIVEGKRIPFGFADRSLPHFTKDDYSPESKGFVENSYLRGLTPQEFFFHAMAGREGLIDTAVKTAETGYIQRRLVKALEDIMVHYDGSTRNSLGDIIQFVYGEDGIDGTQVEKQSVDTIPGSDESFEKRYRIDVLDPSKSIRESLLESGKEIKGDVKLQKVLDEEYRQLEADRRYLRDVCFPNGDFNWPLPVNLRRIIQNAQQIFHNGRHKASDLRLDEVVRGVQDLCTKLLVIRGKTALTKEAQENATLLFQCLLRSRLATRRVIEEFKLSRISFEWVMGEIETQFQKSIVHPGEMVGVIAAQSIGEPATQMTLNTFHYAGVSSKNVTLGVPRLKEILNVAKNIKTPALTVYLEKESAADIEKAKIVQSAIEHTTLKNVTSATEIFYDPDPRSTVIEEDYDTVEAYFAIPDEKVEESIEKQSPWLLRLELDRAKMLDKQLTMSQVAEKISQNFGEDLFVIWSDDTADKLIIRCRVVRDPKSLDEDADAEEDQILKRIESHMLESISLRGIPGITRVFMMQHKVNSPDITGEFKQSQEWVLETDGVNLADVMAVSGVDSSRTYSNNFIEVLSVLGIEATRTALFKEILNVIAFDGSYVNYRHMALLVDVMTSRGHLMAITRHGINRADTGALMRCSFEETVEILLEAGSAAELDDCRGISENVMLGQMAPLGTGAFDVMVDDKMLQTAPSNIAVTTAAGNETGEYADDGGATPYRDYEMQDDKIQFEEGAGFSPIHTAPVSDGSGALTSYGGATSPSPTSPFSYGATSPSFGGVTSPGYGGTSPTYSPTSPSYSPTSPSYSPTSPSYSPTSPSYSPTSPSYSPTSPSYSPTSPSYSPTSPSYSPTSPSYSPTSPSYSPTSPSYSPTSPSYSPTSPSYSPTSPSYSPTSPSYSPTSPSYSPTSPSYSPTSPQYSPTSPQYSPTSPSYSPTSPSYSPTSPQYSPTSPQYSPTSPQYSPGSPSYSPESESKSKDEKKDGN from the coding sequence TGACCAACCAAATAAAGGTGGATGTGGTCATACACAGCCTACTGTTCGTAGAGATGGGTTAAAATTATGGGGTACGTGGAAGCAGAATaagaattttgatgaaaatgaacaaCCGGAACGTCGTTTATTAACCCCATCAGAAATTTTGAGTGTTTTCAAGCATATAAATTCCCAAGATTGTTATAGATTGGgttttaatgaagattatGCCAGGCCCGAATGGATGTTAATCACCGTGTTACCTGTACCACCACCTCCAGTAAGACCATCCATCGCATTTAACGACACGGCCAGAGGTGAAGATGATTTGACTTTCAAATTGGCTGATGTTTTAAAGGCAAATATAAACGTTCAAAGATTAGAAATGGACGGGTCCCCACAGCACGTTATCAGTGAATTTGAAGCCTTGTTACAATTCCACGTAGCCACTTATATGGATAATGACATTGCTGGTCAACCACAAGCTCTTCAAAAGACAGGACGTCCTATTAAATCTATTAGAGCAAGATTAAAGGGTAAAGAAGGAAGACTTAGAGGAAACTTGATGGGTAAGCGTGTTGATTTCTCGGCTCGTACAGTCATTTCTGGTGATCCAAATCTTGACTTAGACCAAGTTGGTGTTCCAATATCCATTGCAAGAACCTTATCATACCCTGAAATAGTTACCCCCTATAACATCCATCGTTTGACTGAATACGTTCGTAATGGTCCAAATGAACACCCAGGTGCGAAATATGTTATTAGAGATACTGGTGATCGTATTGATTTAAGATATAACAAAAGAGCAGGTGATATTGCTTTGCAATATGGTTGGAAAGTTGAGCGTCATTTGATGGATGATGATCCAGTTTTATTTAACCGTCAACCTTCGTTACATAAAATGTCTATGATGGCGCACAGAGTCAAAGTTATGCCATACTCTACTTTCAGATTAAACTTGTCTGTCACTTCCCCATATAATGCAGATTTCGATGGTGATGAAATGAATTTACATGTTCCTCAATCACAAGAAACAAGAGCAGAATTATCACAAATCTGTGCTGTTCCTTTGCAAATTGTTTCTCCTCAATCGAATAAGCCAGTCATGGGTATTGTGCAAGATACATTATGTGGTGTTAGAAAGATGACTTTACGTGACAACTTCATTGAATATGATCAAGTAATGAATATGTTATATTGGATTCCGAATTGGGATGGTGTCATCCCTCCGCCAGCGATTGTTAGCCCAAAGCCATTATGGACCGGTAAACAATTATTGTCTATGGCAATTCCTAAGGGTATCCATTTACAAAGATTTGATGACGGTAAGAATCTCTTAAGTCCTAAAGATAATGGTATGTTAGTCGTCGATGGTGAAATCATGTTTGGTGTTGTAGATAAAAAGACTGTCGGTGCAACCGGTGGTGGTTTAATTCACACAGTAATGAGAGAAAAAGGTTCTCAAGTATGTGCACAATTATTCAGTTCTATTCAAAAAGTTGTCAACTTTTGGTTGTTACACAACGGGTTTTCTATTGGTATTGGTGATACTATTGCCGATTCTAGTACTATGAGAGATGTTACTACCACTATTCAAGATGCTAAGGATAaagttcaagaaattattttggaCGCCCAACTGAATAAGTTGGAACCAGAGCCAGGTATGACATTACGTGAGTCTTTTGAACATAATGTATCTCGTGTTTTAAATCAAGCTCGTGATACAGCAGGTCGTTCGGCtgaaatgaatttgaaggatttgaataacGTCAAGCAAATGGTGGTTTCAGGATCTAAAGGGTcgtttattaatatttctcaaATGTCAGCTTGTGTAGGACAACAAATCGTTGAAGGTAAACGTATTCCTTTTGGATTTGCTGATCGTTCGTTACCTCATTTCACAAAAGATGACTATTCACCTGAATCTAAAGGTTTCGTTGAAAACTCTTACTTAAGAGGGTTGACTCCacaagaatttttcttccatGCTATGGCAGGTAGAGAAGGTCTTATTGATACTGCTGTTAAGACCGCCGAAACAGGTTATATTCAACGTCGTTTAGTTAAAGCTTTAGAAGATATTATGGTTCATTATGATGGTTCTACAAGAAATTCATTGGGtgatataattcaattcgtCTATGGTGAAGATGGTATTGATGGTACCCAGGTAGAGAAACAATCAGTCGATACTATCCCTGGATCTGATGAAAGTTTCGAGAAGAGATACCGTATTGATGTCTTGGATCCGTCAAAATCTATAAGAGAATCCTTATTGGAATCCGGTAAAGAAATAAAGGGAGATGTAAAGCTTCAAAAGGttttagatgaagaatatagaCAGTTAGAAGCCGATCGTCGTTACTTGAGAGACGTTTGTTTTCCAAATGGTGACTTTAACTGGCCATTACCTGTTAACTTGCGTCgtattattcaaaatgctCAGCAAATTTTCCATAATGGTCGTCATAAGGCATCAGACTTAAGATTAGATGAAGTTGTTCGTGGTGTTCAAGATCTTTGTACTAAACTTTTAGTCATTCGTGGTAAAACAGCATTAACAAAAGAAGCACAAGAAAATgcaacattattattccaaTGTTTGTTACGTTCTAGATTGGCAACCCGTCGTGTTatcgaagaatttaaattaagtagaatttcttttgaatgGGTTATGGGTGAAATTGAAacccaattccaaaaatcGATTGTTCATCCTGGTGAAATGGTCGGTGTGATTGCAGCTCAATCCATCGGTGAACCAGCCACTCAAATGACCTTGAATACTTTCCATTATGCTGGTGTTTCTTCGAAGAATGTTACATTGGGTGTTCCACGTCTTAAGGAAATTCTTAATGTTGCAAAGAACATTAAAACTCCCGCACTTACTGTTTACTTAGAAAAGGAAAGTGCTGCTGACATTGAAAAGGCAAAGATTGTTCAATCCGCGATCGAACATACTACTTTGAAGAATGTTACGTCTGCCACTGAAATTTTCTACGATCCAGATCCTAGAAGTACCGTTATCGAGGAAGATTACGATACCGTTGAGGCTTATTTTGCTATTCCTGATGAAAAGGTTGAAGAATCTATTGAGAAACAATCTCCATGGTTACTTCGTCTTGAATTAGATCGTGCTAAGATGTTGGATAAACAGTTGACAATGTCCCAAGTAGCAGAGAAGATCTCTCAAAACTTCGGAGAGGatttatttgttatttGGTCCGATGATACAGCagataaattgattatcCGTTGTCGTGTTGTTCGTGATCCAAAATCGTTGGATGAAGATGCAGATgcagaagaagatcaaaTCTTGAAACGTATTGAATCTCATATGTTAGAATCTATTTCTTTGCGTGGTATTCCAGGTATTACAAGAGTATTTATGATGCAGCATAAGGTAAACTCTCCAGATATCACCGGTGAATTCAAACAAAGTCAAGAATGGGTTTTGGAAACCGATGGTGTAAATTTGGCCGACGTTATGGCTGTTTCAGGTGTTGATTCTTCGCGTACTTATTCTAATAACTTTATTGAAGTTCTTTCTGTTTTAGGTATTGAAGCTACTCGTACTGCCTTATTCAAGGAAATTCTTAATGTTATTGCGTTTGATGGTTCTTATGTCAATTATCGTCATATGGCCTTATTGGTCGATGTCATGACGTCTCGTGGTCACTTGATGGCAATTACTCGTCACGGTATTAATAGAGCTGATACTGGTGCATTGATGCGTTGTTCGTTCGAAGAAACCGTTGAAATCTTACTTGAAGCAGGTTCCGCTGCTGAATTAGATGATTGTCGTGGTATATCTGAAAATGTGATGTTAGGTCAAATGGCGCCATTAGGTACTGGGGCATTTGATGTTATGGTTGATGATAAGATGTTACAAACCGCACCTTCTAATATTGCAGTTACCACTGCAGCTGGTAATGAAACTGGCGAATATGCAGATGATGGCGGTGCTACTCCTTACAGGGACTATGAGATGcaagatgataaaattcaatttgaagaagGTGCCGGATTCTCTCCAATTCATACGGCACCAGTTTCTGATGGTTCAGGTGCTCTTACATCTTACGGAGGAGCTACCTCTCCATCACCAACTTCGCCATTTTCTTATGGTGCTACATCGCCATCGTTTGGTGGAGTTACTTCGCCAGGTTATGGTGGTACGTCCCCAACATACTCACCAACATCGCCAAGTTACTCACCAACTTCTCCATCATACTCACCAACATCGCCATCCTACTCACCAACATCACCAAGTTACTCGCCAACTTCGCCATCCTACTCACCAACATCTCCAAGTTACTCGCCAACTTCACCATCTTACTCACCAACATCTCCAAGTTACTCACCAACTTCCCCAAGCTACTCACCAACATCTCCAAGTTACTCACCAACTTCCCCAAGTTACTCACCAACTTCCCCAAGTTACTCACCAACCTCGCCAAGTTACTCACCAACATCTCCATCATACTCGCCAACATCACCATCATACTCGCCAACATCACCATCTTATTCACCAACATCACCATCTTATTCACCAACATCACCACAGTATTCACCTACCTCACCCCAATATTCCCCAACATCACCATCATACTCGCCTACCTCCCCATCATACTCACCAACTTCACCTCAGTATTCACCAACGTCACCTCAATACTCACCAACTTCACCTCAATATTCACCAGGTTCGCCACTGTATTCCCCAGAATCTGAAAGTAAATCGAAGGACGAAAAGAAGGATGGCAACTAA